The Laspinema palackyanum D2c genome segment CCGAAAAATTCTAGTTGATACAGACCCCGGTGGAGATGATACCTTTGCATTGCTGTGGTTGCAAAGTTTGGTGAAACAAGGGTTTGCCGAATGGGTGGGAGTGACGACTGTTGCGGGAAATGTTTCCGCTGAATTGACCTTTGCCAGTGCTTGTAAAGTCTTAGCATTAGGTGGGTTTGAATCGGTGGAAGTGGGCCGGAGTGTGGTTTGGGAGGGTGGGACAATTGGGGATGCTTCTGAAGTACATGGGATAGATGGTATGGGCAATTTATCTCATGTATTGTCGGATTCTCCTCGACAATTTGCGGCGGCACCTTATGCGGATGACATGATTATTGAAACGTTAGAATCTGCACCGGGGGAGGTGACGGTGATTGGGTTGGGACCGCTGACCAATTTGGCGGCAGCGGAACAGAAACGACCGGGAATTTTGCGGTTGGCGAAGGAAGTGGTGTTAATGGCAGGTGCGTTTAATGTACCAGGAAATGTGACCCCACTAGCAGAGTTTAATGTAGCGTTTAATCCCGAGGCGGCAGTCGCTGTTTTGGAGAGTCGGGAGGATGTGGTAATTTTGCCGTTG includes the following:
- a CDS encoding nucleoside hydrolase, translating into MSGKLLTPCPRKILVDTDPGGDDTFALLWLQSLVKQGFAEWVGVTTVAGNVSAELTFASACKVLALGGFESVEVGRSVVWEGGTIGDASEVHGIDGMGNLSHVLSDSPRQFAAAPYADDMIIETLESAPGEVTVIGLGPLTNLAAAEQKRPGILRLAKEVVLMAGAFNVPGNVTPLAEFNVAFNPEAAVAVLESREDVVILPLDVTRKLILTVEMTEAIAQGYPHLKLAQFIHQLGQFMSESCLGHRETAGINGFLVHDAVTVAYLFYPETLLFRRGWVTVETDGNYTRGQTILDRRHGTKSFTNAFVAVEVEAMNLLGILVDDLKRLCSQRITEGVTV